CCACCCGATAAGCCCGAACCGGGTGTGCGTCTCGTACCAGCCAGCGGGGCACTCGACAGACGCTGGCTCGGGGCGCACCTGGGCTCCCGAGCATCCGGTGAGGATGATGGTGCACACACCGGCCGCCGTGCAGACTTGTTTGGCAATGGGGATGCATTGCGACGTTCTGTCCCGCTGCTGGGGCGTGGGCTTCTCTTCGGACTTCAACCGGGATTCTTTCTTGCGAAGCATGGTGGTAGGGGAGGGCGCGGGGGGTTGTGCCCTGTCGGGCGCCGCACTTGATATAGCTTCGGCAGGGTTGCCCGATTGCGCCACTTCGCGGACAAAAGCAGCCTGAGTCGTCACCTCACCCCGGGTGGATGTGTAAGGTTGGTGCGTGGCTCTCTTCTCTTCGGGCGGGGGCGTTGGTCTGCTCATGGACCCCACCGAGATCGCCACCACCGCGAGCCCCGTCATCACCGCGACCCCCAGCGGAAGGATGCTCGCACCTCCCATCCCGCGGCTCTCGCTCCGGGCCCTTCCTGGCTCGGCTTCGACAGCCATCGTCCCCTCGGTGGGCGTCTCCGAGTGCCGGGCGGCGGCTGCCTCTGTTTCGTGCGAGGCCTGTATGTCCGCCGCCACGATGGGCGCCCGGGTAGGGACCACCGCTGCCGTCGCTGGATTGGCCTCGGCGGGTCGCGGCGGCTCGTCCGGCGGTGCCGTCGCTGGCTCCTCCCACACCGGTGGCTCCTCCTCCGGCTTCCAGCCTCGCTGGGGCTTGTGGGCCATCCACTGCTGTTCGTCCTTCGGTTCCTCGTTGGGTTTTCCGCCCTCGTCCGGATTGCCCTCCACCGTCGCCTCGTGCGGCGACGGGGGCTCCATCAACGGCACGTCCCAGCTCGCGTCCCCCTCGGCCGCCGCCAGCACCGCTTCCAGTGCCGCGCACAACTCGTCGTCATCCTTGAAGCGCTCCCGTGGGTCCTTCGCCAGCATGCGCATACACAGCCGGCTCGCCGCCTCGGGTACGCGCGGGTTCATGGCATGCGGCTCCCTGGGCGTGTTCCGCAGGATCCGGTCTTGCAGCCCGAGCTCCGTCCGTTCTCCGAAGGGCAGCTCATCCGTCAGCAGCCAGTACAGCAGCACCCCCATCGCCCACAACTCGTCGGACAGCGTGTATGTGTAGATGATTTCTTCTGCTTCGCCCCTCAGGAACTTGATCATCTCGGGGCTGCGATACTCGGGCGTCCCGGGTGGCACACGGCCCGGCTTCGTCTCCGTGGGCACTCCCTTCATCGCCCCGAAACCGAAATCGATCACCACCGGCTCGCCGTCGTCGGCTCGGATCATGATGTTCGTTTCCTTCAGGTCCCGGTGCAGCACTTCGAGCCGGTGCACCTCCCGCATGGCTCGCGCGACCTTCAGGAACGTGTCCATCCCCACCCGGGCCGTGGGGTTGATGCGCTGCGCCCACTGGTCCATCGTCACCCCGGGGACGTAGTCCATGACGATGTACGGGTAGCCCAGGTCCGGGTGGGGCCACCGCTCGCACGCGCGAAAGCCCACCACGTTCGGCAACTGGAGGCGGAGCATCAGCGTGATCTCCCGCCGGTTCCAGCCCGTCAGCTCCAGGTCCGCCAGGAACTTGATGGCGAACAGTCGTTCCCCCCGCTCGGCCTTGTACACATGGCCCGAGCCCCCCTCTCCCAGCTTCTGGGTGATGATGTAGTCGCCTACCCGGGCGCCGATTCTTGGAAGGTGGATGACCAGGCCGCGATCCTCCTCGGGTTCGCGGCTACCCTACCAGAACATGACTCGCGCGGTAGTGTCGTCCCAGGTTATGGACGGGGTTGAACCCCAGGGCTCAGCTACCCTCACCCTTTCCCTCTCCCGAAGGGAGAGGGGTGGGGGGCGCGGGCGGGATTCCCTTTCCCGCGTAGGCCACCACCTTGACTTCCGACGTGTCGTCCAGCGCCAGCCCGTCCCCCTTCGCCTCCGTGTTCGTCACCGCGATGACGTCTCCCCGGTTCAGCTTCAGGA
This is a stretch of genomic DNA from Archangium violaceum. It encodes these proteins:
- a CDS encoding serine/threonine protein kinase; this translates as MYKAERGERLFAIKFLADLELTGWNRREITLMLRLQLPNVVGFRACERWPHPDLGYPYIVMDYVPGVTMDQWAQRINPTARVGMDTFLKVARAMREVHRLEVLHRDLKETNIMIRADDGEPVVIDFGFGAMKGVPTETKPGRVPPGTPEYRSPEMIKFLRGEAEEIIYTYTLSDELWAMGVLLYWLLTDELPFGERTELGLQDRILRNTPREPHAMNPRVPEAASRLCMRMLAKDPRERFKDDDELCAALEAVLAAAEGDASWDVPLMEPPSPHEATVEGNPDEGGKPNEEPKDEQQWMAHKPQRGWKPEEEPPVWEEPATAPPDEPPRPAEANPATAAVVPTRAPIVAADIQASHETEAAAARHSETPTEGTMAVEAEPGRARSESRGMGGASILPLGVAVMTGLAVVAISVGSMSRPTPPPEEKRATHQPYTSTRGEVTTQAAFVREVAQSGNPAEAISSAAPDRAQPPAPSPTTMLRKKESRLKSEEKPTPQQRDRTSQCIPIAKQVCTAAGVCTIILTGCSGAQVRPEPASVECPAGWYETHTRFGLIGWAYGRVPGYRGLPQERPPLREGPFTLELDGGWEKLPSGTLLNGTLVFGENRFFGRFTQAQTPDRQTYPICVEIYRDAPADYCPVVGAGDCPSEDSRPGNFKGTSILQLLPTNRFQ